From a single Sinorhizobium sp. RAC02 genomic region:
- a CDS encoding phage portal protein has protein sequence MRFSSFLPWRRAGVSAVPETKASGVLTLAAEGRAHWSSRAYASLAREGFMKNPVAHRAVRMIAEAAGSVPWLAYEGDTERPEDFRLALLARPNGRMAGMDFFETLYGHLLLSGNAFVEGVRVGEDLRELHLLRPDRVRIVEGRDGWPEAYEYRAGNHVRRHVVGDGVGGEGQAVLHLRLFHPLDDRLGFAPLEAASMALDLSNAAAIWNKALLDNSARPSGALVYQPKEGGNLTPDQYDRLKAELEEGYSGAVRAGRPMLLEGGLDWKAMGLSPREMDFVEAKNGAARDIALAFGVPPMLIGIPGDATYANYQEANRAFWRLTVLPLVTRTAASFATWLSEEGQTALRLVPDLDQVSGLQAERSELWARVGAAAFLNDEEKRRAVGY, from the coding sequence ATGCGATTTTCATCTTTCCTGCCCTGGCGGCGCGCCGGGGTTTCTGCCGTGCCCGAAACCAAGGCATCGGGTGTGCTCACGCTGGCGGCCGAGGGCCGGGCGCACTGGTCGAGCCGCGCCTATGCGTCGCTTGCCCGCGAAGGGTTCATGAAGAACCCGGTGGCGCACCGTGCGGTGCGCATGATCGCGGAGGCCGCCGGCTCGGTGCCCTGGCTTGCCTATGAGGGCGACACCGAGCGGCCGGAGGATTTCCGGCTGGCGCTGCTCGCCCGGCCGAACGGGCGCATGGCGGGCATGGATTTTTTCGAGACGCTGTATGGCCACCTCCTGCTGTCCGGCAATGCCTTCGTCGAAGGCGTGCGGGTGGGGGAAGACCTGCGGGAGCTGCATCTGCTGCGGCCCGACCGGGTGCGCATCGTCGAGGGGCGGGATGGCTGGCCGGAGGCCTATGAATATCGCGCGGGCAACCATGTGCGCCGGCATGTCGTCGGCGACGGGGTCGGGGGCGAAGGGCAGGCGGTGCTGCATCTGCGGCTGTTTCATCCGCTCGACGACCGGCTGGGTTTTGCGCCGCTCGAAGCCGCCTCGATGGCGCTCGACCTCTCCAATGCGGCGGCGATCTGGAACAAGGCGCTGCTCGACAACTCGGCGCGGCCTTCCGGCGCGCTGGTCTACCAGCCGAAGGAAGGCGGCAACCTGACGCCCGACCAGTACGATCGCCTGAAGGCGGAGCTGGAGGAGGGCTATTCCGGCGCGGTGCGGGCAGGGCGGCCGATGCTGCTCGAAGGCGGGCTGGACTGGAAGGCGATGGGGCTGTCGCCCCGCGAAATGGATTTCGTCGAGGCGAAGAATGGGGCGGCGCGCGACATCGCGCTCGCCTTCGGCGTGCCGCCCATGCTGATCGGCATTCCGGGTGATGCGACCTATGCCAATTACCAGGAGGCCAACCGGGCCTTCTGGCGGCTGACCGTGCTGCCGCTGGTGACCCGCACGGCGGCGTCCTTTGCGACCTGGCTTTCCGAGGAGGGGCAAACGGCGCTGCGTCTGGTGCCGGATCTCGATCAGGTGAGCGGGCTTCAGGCGGAGCGGTCCGAACTTTGGGCTCGGGTGGGGGCGGCGGCGTTTCTCAACGATGAGGAGAAGCGGCGGGCCGTCGGGTACTGA
- a CDS encoding glycoside hydrolase family 19 protein — protein sequence MGINRTFFFNQARAVLFDGSLRQSQVDGLTAILDKWEGEMPDADDRWLAYMLGTAHHETGRTMQAVRETFAGTDDKAIAILDRAFNAGRLPWVSTPYWHKDSRGRSWLGRGLVQLTHKSNYEKMSTETGLDLVGNPTLAMDLKTAVTILFKGMIKGSFTGKKLGDFFSPTKEEWRNARRMINGLERADLVASYAKNYYGAISYTTGG from the coding sequence ATGGGAATCAACAGGACGTTTTTCTTCAATCAGGCGCGGGCCGTTCTCTTCGACGGAAGCCTGAGGCAGTCCCAGGTCGATGGGCTGACGGCGATCCTCGACAAGTGGGAAGGCGAAATGCCGGACGCGGATGATCGCTGGCTCGCCTATATGCTGGGCACCGCGCATCACGAAACCGGTCGTACCATGCAGGCCGTACGCGAAACCTTCGCCGGCACCGATGACAAGGCCATCGCCATTCTGGACAGGGCCTTCAACGCGGGCAGGCTGCCATGGGTTTCCACACCCTACTGGCACAAGGACAGCAGGGGCAGAAGCTGGCTTGGGCGCGGGTTGGTGCAACTGACCCACAAATCGAACTACGAGAAGATGTCGACGGAAACCGGCCTCGATCTTGTTGGCAATCCGACGCTGGCGATGGATCTCAAGACCGCCGTCACGATCCTGTTCAAGGGCATGATCAAGGGCAGCTTCACCGGGAAAAAGCTCGGCGACTTTTTTTCCCCCACGAAGGAAGAATGGAGGAATGCACGGCGCATGATAAACGGGCTCGAAAGGGCGGATCTCGTCGCCAGCTATGCCAAGAACTATTATGGCGCCATCAGCTACACGACGGGGGGTTGA
- a CDS encoding terminase family protein: MPPPGDWRVWLLMGGRGSGKTRAGAEWVHAMALARPDIRIALVAETLGDGREVMIDGVSGICRIAGRSRPEFEASRRRLVWPNGSIGQIFSSEDPESLRGPQFHLAWCDEVGKWKHAQETWDMLQFGLRLGDDPRVLVTTTPRPVPLLRALADDPRTQVRRISTQDNAKNLSPGFLTAMADRYGGTRLGRQELDGELIADREDALWSRARLEAIRLKNPGPLSRIVVAVDPPATASAASVCGIVVSGMDGTGRGVVLADCSVTGASPAGWAGAVVRAFRRFDADRVVAEVNQGGDMVTAMLKSVDANLPVSTVRATRGKFLRAEPVAALYEQGRVGHASAFPELEDQMCDFGPDGLSAGRSPDRLDALVWALTALVLDRQGEPRVRGI; the protein is encoded by the coding sequence ATGCCGCCGCCTGGCGACTGGCGGGTGTGGCTGCTGATGGGTGGGCGCGGCTCCGGCAAGACGCGGGCGGGGGCGGAATGGGTGCATGCGATGGCTTTGGCGCGGCCGGATATCCGCATCGCGCTCGTGGCGGAAACGCTGGGCGACGGGCGTGAGGTCATGATCGACGGCGTTTCCGGCATCTGCCGGATTGCGGGTCGATCGCGGCCGGAATTCGAGGCGTCGCGCCGAAGGCTCGTCTGGCCGAACGGATCGATCGGGCAGATCTTTTCATCGGAAGATCCGGAAAGCCTGCGCGGACCACAGTTCCATCTCGCCTGGTGCGACGAGGTTGGCAAATGGAAACATGCGCAGGAGACCTGGGACATGCTGCAGTTCGGCCTGCGCCTGGGCGATGATCCGCGCGTGCTGGTGACGACGACGCCGCGGCCCGTGCCACTGCTGCGGGCGCTGGCGGACGATCCGCGGACGCAAGTACGGCGCATCAGCACGCAGGACAATGCGAAAAACCTGTCGCCGGGCTTCCTGACCGCCATGGCCGACCGCTACGGCGGCACGCGTCTTGGTCGGCAGGAGCTGGACGGCGAGCTTATCGCCGACCGCGAGGACGCACTGTGGAGCCGTGCGCGGCTGGAGGCGATCCGGCTGAAAAACCCGGGGCCGCTGTCACGCATCGTCGTGGCGGTCGATCCGCCGGCGACGGCATCCGCGGCTTCGGTCTGCGGCATCGTCGTGTCTGGCATGGACGGGACGGGGCGCGGTGTGGTTCTGGCCGATTGCTCGGTGACGGGCGCCAGCCCGGCGGGCTGGGCGGGCGCGGTGGTGCGCGCGTTCAGGCGGTTCGATGCCGACCGCGTGGTCGCCGAGGTGAACCAGGGCGGCGACATGGTGACGGCGATGCTGAAAAGCGTCGATGCCAACCTGCCGGTTTCGACGGTGCGGGCAACGCGCGGCAAATTTTTGCGCGCCGAGCCGGTTGCCGCGCTCTACGAGCAGGGGCGGGTGGGGCATGCGAGCGCCTTTCCTGAACTGGAAGACCAGATGTGCGACTTCGGTCCGGACGGGCTCTCCGCCGGCCGCTCGCCGGACCGGCTCGACGCGCTCGTCTGGGCGCTGACGGCACTCGTGCTCGACCGGCAGGGCGAACCGCGGGTGCGGGGGATTTGA
- a CDS encoding DUF2272 domain-containing protein, with protein MGQNAQDSDDLKERIFQKILSDSSVTGEQWIQLFAQLKEAPETVVERLKGDTVRRAPWLHLFPWAAFFTLLGGVVTAVVTGGFDLLKEQNEQDVGLQIKQMERQAAIFQHLLIIDPDTIAGGADGKNLPELAMRERKARICLAASFGLLEIPDYVLGVGKGNPEKYALLLRERLNKAYGCDDADLPVAFPTPAGEATSGVACPSSAELESRSIKTPVPASLEGTPVGIMLAAGIGEYNRGVHETCNGAPIQEYMQAVSLLATGTGLPWSAVFTSWLISKSGNAKQIVPSSSHKALWTSALKVGAGFAVGPQNPVRVGDIVVIWRRNMGSALSTTAGSSAIDMSGLWVGQSGIVFAIENGVASFIGGDVLDAVQVSTIAVGDPKIVGVIRP; from the coding sequence ATGGGGCAGAACGCACAGGATAGTGACGACTTAAAAGAGCGCATCTTCCAGAAGATACTGTCGGATAGCTCCGTTACCGGAGAGCAATGGATCCAGCTCTTTGCCCAACTGAAGGAAGCCCCTGAGACCGTGGTCGAACGGCTGAAGGGTGACACGGTGCGGCGAGCTCCATGGTTACACCTGTTCCCCTGGGCCGCCTTCTTCACTCTGCTGGGTGGTGTCGTGACTGCGGTTGTCACCGGCGGCTTTGATTTGCTGAAGGAGCAAAACGAGCAGGATGTTGGATTGCAGATCAAGCAAATGGAGCGGCAGGCCGCTATTTTTCAGCATCTGCTGATTATCGATCCTGACACGATTGCCGGCGGAGCAGACGGAAAAAACCTGCCTGAACTGGCGATGAGGGAGCGGAAGGCAAGGATTTGTCTGGCGGCAAGCTTCGGGTTGCTCGAAATTCCTGATTATGTACTCGGTGTCGGTAAGGGAAATCCCGAAAAATATGCGCTGCTTCTTCGTGAACGGCTGAACAAGGCCTATGGTTGTGATGACGCTGACCTTCCTGTGGCGTTCCCGACGCCTGCGGGCGAAGCGACATCCGGGGTAGCGTGCCCGAGCTCCGCGGAGCTGGAAAGCCGCTCCATAAAAACACCGGTTCCCGCTTCGCTCGAAGGCACGCCCGTAGGTATTATGCTCGCGGCCGGCATCGGGGAATACAACAGGGGTGTACACGAAACCTGTAACGGCGCGCCAATTCAGGAGTATATGCAAGCTGTGTCCCTACTGGCTACTGGGACTGGTTTGCCATGGTCGGCGGTGTTTACGTCCTGGCTCATCAGCAAGTCCGGAAACGCGAAGCAAATCGTTCCGAGTTCTTCGCACAAGGCGCTTTGGACAAGCGCGCTGAAAGTCGGTGCCGGGTTTGCCGTCGGACCGCAAAATCCGGTGCGGGTCGGCGACATCGTCGTCATCTGGCGCAGAAATATGGGAAGCGCGCTGAGCACGACCGCGGGGTCGTCAGCTATCGATATGAGCGGACTTTGGGTTGGGCAGTCCGGCATTGTGTTCGCAATCGAGAACGGGGTTGCTTCCTTTATCGGAGGTGACGTCCTCGATGCCGTTCAAGTGTCGACGATTGCCGTCGGCGACCCCAAAATTGTCGGGGTCATCAGGCCATAG
- a CDS encoding YcgN family cysteine cluster protein, translated as MMSNNAEKPGDLPFWKTKSLAEMNDTEWESLCDGCGLCCLNKLEDWDTGEIAWTSIRCVLLDGESCRCSDYENRQATVPDCIRLTVESVDTISWLPPTCGYRLVRDGHDLYWWHPLVSGDPDTVHQAGISARGRTISEEGIDTDDYEDYLVTWPMEVGEEK; from the coding sequence ATGATGAGCAACAATGCGGAAAAGCCCGGCGATCTGCCTTTCTGGAAGACGAAGTCGCTTGCCGAAATGAACGACACGGAGTGGGAAAGCCTGTGCGATGGCTGCGGGCTCTGTTGTCTCAACAAGCTGGAAGACTGGGACACCGGCGAAATCGCCTGGACGTCGATCCGCTGCGTGCTGCTCGACGGCGAAAGCTGTCGCTGCTCGGACTACGAAAACCGCCAGGCGACCGTGCCCGACTGTATCCGGCTGACGGTGGAGAGCGTCGATACGATCAGCTGGCTGCCGCCGACCTGCGGCTACCGCCTTGTGCGCGACGGCCACGACCTCTACTGGTGGCACCCGCTGGTTTCCGGCGACCCGGACACCGTGCACCAGGCCGGCATTTCGGCCCGTGGGCGCACGATCAGCGAAGAGGGCATCGATACCGACGACTACGAGGACTATCTCGTGACCTGGCCCATGGAGGTGGGTGAGGAAAAATAG
- a CDS encoding PBP1A family penicillin-binding protein produces MEDDSQKPTKPRRRKRHFLLRIDSWIDSTVWNAGFRLAEIWEEITIFSRRFHVKGWKKAVFEVAGEGMNLGTAGFVLLLALALPAFEETTGNWRAQSDFAVTFLDRYGNEIGHRGIIHEDSAPIDELPDHLIKAVLATEDRRFFSHFGIDFLGLARAMNENARAGGVVQGGSTLTQQLAKNLFLSNERTIERKVKEAFLALWLEANLSKKEILRLYLDRAYMGGGTFGAAAAAQFYFGKNVTDVNLAESAMLAGLFKAPARYAPHVNLPAARARANEVLTNLVQGGLMTEGQVIAARRNPATIIDRNEKTAPDFFLDWAFEEVQRIAKPFAQHSLIVRTTIDMGLQAAAEEAVESGLRQYGESYRVKQGALAMLENGGAVRAMVGGRDYGESQFNRATRALRQPGSSFKAYTYAAAMESGMTPETTIVDAPISWNGWSPQNYGRSFAGRVTLMTAMAKSINTVPVRLAKDKLGTKRIAEIAKEMGVETPLRTDKTMPLGTSEVTVLDQATAYAVFPAGGLQSRRHGISQMLNYDGDILYDFGRDEPPAKRILSEQADSSMNRIFVTIPVSGTARRGALDRGIVSGGKTGTTQAYRDAWYVGFTGNYTTAVWFGNDDYTSTNNMTGGSLPAMTFKRLMDYAHQGIELKPIPGIENPLPDGTKATEVAATTGDENPLPALVRPRSLSADVTKLLKDITRQFNEAKPLKADGRVAALDGARPNRTE; encoded by the coding sequence GTGGAAGACGACAGCCAGAAACCGACAAAACCCCGCCGCCGCAAGCGGCACTTTCTTCTGCGCATCGATTCCTGGATCGACTCCACGGTCTGGAACGCCGGTTTTCGCCTGGCCGAAATCTGGGAAGAGATCACCATCTTCTCCCGCCGCTTCCACGTCAAAGGCTGGAAAAAGGCTGTCTTCGAGGTCGCCGGCGAAGGCATGAACCTCGGCACTGCCGGCTTCGTGCTGCTGCTTGCCCTGGCGCTCCCCGCCTTCGAGGAAACCACGGGCAACTGGCGCGCGCAGAGCGATTTCGCCGTCACCTTCCTCGATCGCTACGGCAACGAGATCGGCCACCGCGGCATCATCCACGAGGATTCCGCGCCGATCGATGAACTGCCGGACCATCTCATCAAAGCGGTACTCGCGACGGAAGACCGCCGCTTCTTCAGCCATTTCGGCATCGATTTCCTCGGCCTCGCCCGCGCCATGAACGAGAATGCCCGCGCCGGCGGCGTCGTGCAGGGCGGTTCCACCCTCACCCAGCAGCTCGCGAAAAACCTGTTCCTGTCGAACGAGCGCACCATCGAGCGCAAGGTGAAGGAAGCCTTCCTCGCTCTCTGGCTGGAGGCGAACCTTTCCAAGAAGGAAATCCTGCGGCTCTATCTCGACCGCGCCTATATGGGCGGCGGCACCTTTGGTGCGGCGGCGGCGGCGCAGTTCTATTTCGGCAAGAACGTCACCGATGTGAACCTCGCCGAATCCGCCATGCTCGCCGGCCTGTTCAAGGCGCCTGCGCGCTACGCGCCCCACGTCAACCTGCCCGCCGCCCGCGCACGCGCCAACGAGGTTTTGACCAACCTCGTGCAGGGAGGGCTGATGACCGAGGGCCAGGTGATCGCCGCCCGGCGCAACCCCGCCACCATCATCGACCGCAACGAGAAGACGGCGCCGGACTTCTTCCTCGACTGGGCCTTCGAGGAGGTGCAGCGCATCGCAAAACCCTTCGCCCAGCATTCGCTCATCGTGCGCACGACGATCGACATGGGCCTGCAGGCCGCCGCCGAGGAAGCCGTAGAAAGCGGCCTGCGCCAGTATGGCGAGAGCTACCGCGTCAAGCAGGGCGCGCTGGCGATGCTGGAAAATGGCGGCGCCGTGCGCGCCATGGTCGGCGGGCGTGATTATGGCGAGAGCCAGTTCAACCGCGCGACAAGGGCGCTGCGCCAGCCGGGCTCGTCCTTCAAGGCCTATACCTATGCCGCCGCCATGGAATCCGGCATGACGCCCGAGACGACCATCGTCGATGCGCCGATCAGCTGGAACGGCTGGTCGCCGCAGAATTACGGCCGCAGCTTTGCCGGCCGCGTGACGCTGATGACGGCGATGGCGAAGTCCATCAACACCGTGCCGGTCCGCCTCGCCAAGGACAAGCTCGGCACCAAGCGCATCGCGGAAATCGCCAAGGAAATGGGCGTCGAAACACCGCTGCGCACCGACAAGACCATGCCGCTCGGCACCTCGGAAGTCACCGTGCTCGACCAGGCGACGGCCTATGCCGTCTTCCCTGCGGGCGGTCTGCAGTCGCGCCGCCACGGCATCAGCCAGATGCTCAATTACGACGGCGACATCCTCTACGATTTCGGCCGCGACGAACCGCCGGCCAAGCGCATCCTGTCCGAACAGGCGGATTCGTCGATGAACCGCATCTTCGTCACCATTCCGGTGAGCGGCACGGCGCGGCGCGGCGCGCTCGATCGCGGCATCGTCTCGGGCGGCAAGACGGGCACCACCCAGGCCTATCGCGACGCCTGGTATGTCGGCTTCACCGGCAACTACACGACCGCCGTCTGGTTCGGCAATGACGACTATACCTCGACGAACAACATGACCGGCGGCTCGCTGCCCGCCATGACGTTCAAGCGCCTGATGGACTATGCCCATCAGGGCATCGAGCTGAAACCCATTCCCGGCATCGAAAACCCGCTGCCGGACGGCACGAAGGCGACCGAGGTGGCTGCGACGACCGGCGACGAGAACCCGTTGCCGGCGCTTGTCCGCCCCCGCTCGCTCTCGGCCGATGTCACCAAGCTCTTGAAAGACATCACCCGCCAGTTCAATGAGGCGAAGCCCCTGAAGGCGGACGGCCGCGTGGCCGCGCTTGACGGGGCTCGACCGAACCGGACAGAGTAA
- a CDS encoding DUF1214 domain-containing protein: MFRTPLVIATALAVAFGLGILSSIYALRATVGFGAIALGPWTAFPAAQTIDADPYAKAHRARDGKLLLGAAEGLTFTAAKDSENRSLVENCRYEIQGITPPARLWTLHAADRNGNPLPGTLPGLPTGINAWSVLRSADSSFSIRIAASATPGNWLAVPEGKAPFLLVMTLLDTPTAGSSGVIDLTMPGITRLDCADA; encoded by the coding sequence TTGTTCCGTACACCCCTCGTCATCGCTACAGCGCTCGCCGTCGCCTTCGGCCTCGGCATCCTGAGTTCGATCTATGCGCTGAGGGCGACGGTCGGCTTCGGCGCCATTGCGCTCGGGCCGTGGACCGCCTTCCCGGCCGCCCAGACGATCGACGCCGACCCCTATGCGAAGGCGCACCGCGCACGCGACGGCAAGCTGCTGCTCGGCGCCGCCGAGGGTCTCACCTTCACCGCAGCAAAGGACAGCGAGAACCGCTCGCTTGTCGAAAATTGCCGGTATGAAATCCAGGGCATCACGCCGCCTGCCCGCCTCTGGACGCTGCATGCGGCCGACCGCAACGGCAACCCGCTGCCGGGCACGCTGCCCGGCCTGCCGACCGGCATCAACGCCTGGTCGGTATTGCGCAGCGCCGACAGCAGTTTTTCGATCCGCATCGCCGCGTCGGCCACGCCCGGCAACTGGCTCGCCGTGCCGGAGGGCAAGGCACCGTTCCTGCTGGTCATGACCCTGCTCGACACGCCGACGGCCGGCAGTTCCGGCGTCATCGACCTCACCATGCCCGGCATCACCCGGCTGGACTGCGCCGATGCGTAG